From the genome of Anopheles funestus chromosome 2RL, idAnoFuneDA-416_04, whole genome shotgun sequence:
tttaatttttaatttatcctCCATTGCCCTTCCACTCGTTCCGGATGCCTATCTAGCATGGAACGTCTGGTAGGCTGTAAgtaatttttggaaaattgctaTGCGAACGAAAGAACCAATCAACGTGGGATGTAATTAACCGGAGCCTAGAGACTCAGTTTTGGGCAAAGTGATTGTTGGTTGGACAAAATTGAtatcgtttttttgcttctaacATTAGTGAACACCAGCATCGATTCGTTTTAttatggaaattgttttctttcttatatCGCTTGATAGtttgttttctattaaaagaaataattttatgtaCTTGATGACTTACCAGGATCATCTTAAGCATTTATTAAATAagtctgggtttttttttaaacttcgtATCCGTATTTCTTAGTTTAATTTGATAATGAATGCTTTACACgaagaataaattaattctgacatttatttgaattattatCCTTGCATAGATTAGTCAGTAATATTACCTGTTTCTTTTGGAAagcaaataattatatttatataaaatatgaTACATGCAGATTGTCCGGGTTAAGGCAAATAATTTCAGCCCAAATAATGTAAgccttatttatttatttattatacgGAGAAAAGCAGGTCAttcttaaaaattaaataaaataaataatcttcAATTCAGTTTtctgaaacattttttatagttattttaaaaatcattttatattttgcgccctgtaaaataaatctaaatttaaataactcttcaaaactatctgagtctttgtttaataattttggaaATTGtattaacaattaaaatataccagAAAACTGTAATAATTGCGTAAAAGGCACTTGTTATGTAGAAAGTCGATTAATCCATTTTTGAAATTACATTTCTACTTGAACTTCTGCTAACCTGCGTTGTATGCTGACTGTGGAGTATCATTAAAGTGCCACAAGTGAGCTCGTTTCCGCTGGAATGATTCGTTTCAAATTTACTCCCATTAAGCAAGTAAAGTGTTtaacccaaacacacacacacacatacactcaatTTTATCTCATCATACCGTTTCTTCCGATTTTGCTACCGCAAAAGCAAACCACAGACCGGATGCATGGATGGCAAACATTGGCTAAAATGCTTTGCGTCACACAACTTCTTCCTCTTTTGGGGGAGGAATTAATTCTGCTCCACTTATCGGTTTGGGAAGCATTAGCGCACAGCCACAAACCAAGCCGTATAATTATTGCAATTGCAGTGCCAATTGCAGTTGCCTGCGCTTCCTAGGAAGCGAATTCGATTCCAATTCGGTGCTCTTTCAAGCGGTAGCAAACAGTCGCATCATGCTCTTTCGACTTTGGGttgcatacaaacacacatacatatacttCTGGTGCTTCTTTTATGCTGAAGATGTTTGCGTTTTCCTTGTGGAAAATCCCAATGCCGTAATGAGTGCAGAGAATATCCTAactagcaaaaaacaaaaaaagtagagTAGAGATAGTAATCGAAGTAAATGgagaaatggttaaaaaaaaaacagaagaactAACTGTTTTCAATTACAACCCATCTTTTGGCACTGGAAGATCGAAAGGTTCATCGCTTTTTGGCAGGATGGGAAGAGACGATTGCTTTCAGTATCCATTTACTTTGAATCATCGGTGTTGACGGTAGAAGTACGTAGTATTTACAGCATATAGATGCActtttaaaatgctttttatttgttgttctGAGTGTGTTTGCTTACTACTTCGTCTAGTGAGAGGAATCCTTTTTAATGTAAACTCCAGAAGTTTGATTTGCTTGGATATACATATTCGGTGAACAGCACACGAAAttccatttaaaaatttctggATTATATACCATATAATTCGCTAAAATTAGCGTTATCTTTCTCATTAAacccattaaaaaaatatattagagTAAACCAAAAAGAATCTAAAACAAACTTATAAAACGgagtaatgaaataatttaagagGATATTAGCAACGAGCTGATATCAGCATATTGTTCTCTACAAATCATACACAGTGAAAGTTTCTTATTACTTCCACACTAACACTACTCGCTGAGAACGCATTTCAGCAGACCAAACAGATGAAGAAacccaaaaaagaaagcagaaatggaaatggtgaaAGTAAAGCTAACATTCCATGCTTTAGCGAATGAATTGTGCAGAATTTGCGAGTTTTTGTGCGATCTGTTAGCAGTTTTCCTAATTATGCCGTTGCATTTCCAAGCAACCGGTACCTTaatctgtttcattttcaaacggACCATCAACCGTTAGCTTTttccagattttttttttgctgatttcTTACCTTCCAACGCGTATTCGTAGGATTCACATTCGCGCACGTACTCACTCGGGATTTTCGTTCATTAGAAGCACCCATTTTAACACAATTATCTCGTTTCTTTTTGCCGACaacccccaacaaaaaaaaacaagcctcAAGAGCTAGATCCGGTGCTATAATCCTTCCCATTTTCTACCACCCATTTGGAGATTATTGCAATTTTCCTTCAGAAAGACTGGCGCACCATCTCTCTTTTAGGAACGGTCTGCACGTCCGCAGCATTCGGAAATGAGTGCgatttgattaatttgttcCTAGGAAAAAGAAACGGTGACAtgaaaagagcaaaaacaaaccacggAAAACACATCTTGATGTATGATAGAATGGTATTATCACCGGAGTAACATAACACTCGCAGGGTTTGACTAATGAGCGATGAAGTCAGCATGCTGAGCGAAAGCTCGTTAGTGCGTTGCGTTGCGATCACATTTTCACAGGGAAGCGAATATCTTGCAAGCGCCAGCTGATTTCTTTTTCGTGATTTACCGTCCACGGTTGGGTTTCCTGGAACGATTGTAGATCAAACATTGTGTCCAAATCGCGGCCTCATCATTTGCCAGCTACAGGTAGCAAAAATGTGCCAGCTGGGTGTTTTGTGTCGCAAGTTACCCAATCCACGGTCCGCGTCCAAACAACCCGAGTATCGGGTAACGGGGTGTTCCGAAATGGGGTCAATCTTGGGTCCGTTTCGCGACAAGCTTGGTTGCTGACTTAACAGCAACAGAACGCAACCGACGTGCAGccgtcaaaacaaaacaactccaAACTGACCCACAACCAGTGGAGTGCGGTGTCGGCTGAAATGTCGGTATAAATGTAGGCGACCCAGCAAGTGTCGGTTCAGTAACGTGAGTCTACCGTTTCACCAACGACAGTACACAGCGCCATCATGAAGTTCCTCGTTGCAATTGCAGTCTGCGCCCTGGTCGGTGTCTGTGCGGCCGATAGCTACGGCAAACCGGCCTACCCGGCGGCCCCTGTTGCCCACACGTACCCTGCCCATGCCCCACACGTTAAGTGCGGTGCCAATCTGCTGGTCGGCTGCGCACCCAACGTTGCCCACGTACCGTGCCATCCGGCCCATGGTGGACACCACGGTGGACATCACGAGTACCATCATGCACCGGCTCCAACCTACCATCATGCACCGGCCCCAGCTTACCATGCACCGGCCAAGAAGGAGTACCATCACGCCCCGGCCCCAGCCTACCATCATGCCCCGGCCGCCCACGGTGGATACGAGGCGAAGAAGGAGTATGCTGCCCCGGCCTACCACCATGAGGCACCGAAGAAGGAGTACGGCCATCATGCTGCCCCGGCCATGCACCACGGATACGAGGAGAAGAAGGAGTACGGCAAACCGGCTGCCCACGGATATGGCGGCTACGGCAAGCGATCGAGCGACTTCGAGATGGAGGACTAAGCCGCTAGTGTGCTGATACATAAGCGTACAAGCGTGATAGTGTgatgtttgcaatttttgttaAGAAAAGACATGAATAAACCAAGGCTTTATTAGTGGAACAATCAAATTATAAGCGTGTTTGATTAATGGCTTAATTTACAGATTTGGAAAtgggggttcatacaggtggaaagaaaaatgagtgaaaatggTTTAGCTATACGAGTGTAACCTCTTTCGGAATTCTgggttttaataatattatatttaacaAATGTTTGCCTTGCCGTAACTAATAGTAATCCATCTTAAAAGAACTCGATTTATGGAAATATCTTAAATACATCTAATTTTTGTTCTACAATTCATTGTTTGATGAAGTTCAATTATATCTAAAGTTCAATTTTATCTAATAGTTTCCTTAATCTAGAATTCATTGTTTGATGAAGAAGTTCAATTTtatcaaataatttatttttttgattttgtgttttttttctgtttttgcatTGAAGTCTTTTATTTTGAACCTAGGTAAAGCgttattgttcaaaaatgcatGTGTACGAAATTGGCCTCCAGTCctttagaaaaagttttagcatcatttgtattaaaaaaacacatattataaaaatatatatatcaaTTCTTGAAAACCGAACGAACGCCAATGGGCGAGTTAATTATGGTGTGTCATGTGCGCGACATTAGCgtcaaaaacaaatggaactCGAATGAATGCtctcagaaaaaaaggaaccccacacaacacacaagcCGAATGCAAACTTCCCCTAAAGCGTTCCCTAATTTGAAtgggaaaggaagaaattatACAATTATCTTTATTACCGTTGCGTTGCtggtttggcaaaaaaaaaaacacaaaaaaacaataaacagcaTCCAACGTTGCTCATAACTggcaataaaattcaattcatCTGGCTGTATGTGGTATCGAATGGGGAGGGAATAGGAGAAAAGTTCACCACGGGTGGTGGGTAGAATGGAAGAAGGCGTTGAAAAAACCATTCCAATTTAAATATGAATTTCCCTGTTTTTTCGGGTAGGGATTTtagggagtgttttttttgtgccctCAAACCACGAACCCAATAATGTACGAGTGTTGCTAAACGCGTAATCTCTGGTTATTATCCAACCGTTTCACTTCCGGTTTTTTCCATTGGGAAAATTTGCCCTGTTTGAGTGgtacagaaaagaaaaaacaaaacccaacgcTTTTGGGTTGGGGCAATGGGGAGTGTCTGCTACCATGGACCACATTTggtggggtgtttttttctctatcgAACAGCTTAAAGCGAAAGTAATTCCAACACAAACTCGACTAGGGAGGTGCGAGTGTGTAAATGTGGCAGAGTTTTATACGAATTAATACTCCCGGCGCACACACGCGTCCTGTTATGTATGGAGAAGTACAATTTTACTAAACGAACAACAactgcatttaaaaaaaactgtttaaaatcCACTTTGTGTCTCGCCCGTCGTTTGCTCGTAACTTAAAGAGTAAATGTAGCGTTACTCgacaatttcccattttcggGTCGGATAAAATGGTAAGAGAAGCGAGCGGGAGAGAGCATTAGCTGCATGTTAAGcgagaaaaagtaaaagtcGATAAAAATGTACGTGGAGttgattttttcctttcctttttttttttgggctgaCATCTTCCCGGAGGCTTTTCATTTTAAAGCCATTGGCGAGAAGTTAAGCGAACGAAGATGGTATGCAGTCTCCTGCCAACACCTTCAGGGGGTACTTTACCTAATTTATGCTTATTACTTTATGaaagtacattttttttcccggTAATCGGTTCCTACGTGCATTACAAACGCTTCGAATAGATTTTACGATAAgcatgtgttatttttttgttaattaaaaaataattaacgatTCATGCAAGTCGCTTTAATGGCTAACTTCTAGTTGTTTGTtgactttaatttaaataaaatcagaCATGTTTGCTCTATGCTACGAATCGGTCCTGTCCCGGATCACTTAGTATAGTGATCTGCATTTAATTTAGCCGAGCTTTTCAACCTGTCATCTGCCAAATGGTCGCTGCCGTTCGTCGATGGGTTTTTCGAGTGCGCCACAGTTGCCGAGCAAAGAATGGCATTTGAATGACCACATCGTTCCCGTTTCTCAGCAAAAAGGACATCAATCGTTTGCAGCATCAGCTGCAAaccaaacacactcacactccGTCCACTCAACCAAAGGCAAACAATGCATTCGACTGGTGCATTTCATTACATTATGCACCATACGAACGGGGCATCCGTATTGTAACGCATATGGAGAAGGGTCATATGGGCCATCGTAATGCTTTGTTTGCGaaccaacaaaccaaaacgacCAATTGTCCATTTGCCTCCGTCCAGAGTCCATGTCCGATCAGCTGATTTGACATTCTGTTTCAACTACCGTAACATGAGCCGGGGTAGGAAGGGACCCCCGGTCGGACGGAGCGAGTGACTgatggatgaaaataaaagacaaCTCCCGGTGCCCGCTGAAAAATGGCGGAAGGGAGCGACCACGGTGAGCGAAAGGAGTGTGTTGATAGGTTTAAATGTTTGATGCCGATGTCAGCAGCACAAACAGCAACAGTGCAGTTCTGTGGTTAGTTTGTGCAAGCGGTGCATTTATGCATGTTACAGGTtcctgttttttctctctcaaatAGGTAAAACTCCCCCTTTGTTGTCCAGCAAGGGAAGTCGGCCAATGGCCGCTAGAATGCGCCGTTGCGAATTTGTCGCACGTAtgtttgtttccgtttcgGTTTCAACTTTGAGCTGCACGGCAACAGGCCATTGCCATTGCGTACGAGGCTTTATCGCACTTTGGTCggtttttgtacaatttttttgtgtatttttttttcatcatttaattaacaaaagaCAAACATGAATGCAGCAATTTGTCGatcgaattttgttttatttatttctagaATCGATTGGGTGTTTGAAATAAGCTGTTGAATTTGTAACCAGAATCATACTTACCtgaatgaaattgaaagttCAATAAATGGCAAGAagctttttttggttctttcttTGCTGCTCTCCTGCTTGGCCTCAGTTTCTGAaatgaaaaagggaaaaaagcagTTGAAAATGTGAAGCATTTCCATTAAACCCTAatgaagtttatttattatttaaatatttaattcaataat
Proteins encoded in this window:
- the LOC125762010 gene encoding uncharacterized protein LOC125762010 — translated: MKFLVAIAVCALVGVCAADSYGKPAYPAAPVAHTYPAHAPHVKCGANLLVGCAPNVAHVPCHPAHGGHHGGHHEYHHAPAPTYHHAPAPAYHAPAKKEYHHAPAPAYHHAPAAHGGYEAKKEYAAPAYHHEAPKKEYGHHAAPAMHHGYEEKKEYGKPAAHGYGGYGKRSSDFEMED